TGAACCTATGGAAAATGACACGTAAATAGTTTATTTCATCTTAAATTTACTTCAGAATAAATGTAAAATTTAGTCTTTATAGATTTTTACATCAACTTCACCTTTAGCATTCATAGATGCTCTATACATTCCAGCAGTATTAAATTCAAATACCATATTTCCATTTTTGTCAACGGCAATAATTCCTCCTGTTCCACCTAGTTTGGTAAGTTTATTTTGAATCACTTCTCTAGCAGCTTCTTTTAAAGATAAACCTTTGTAATCCATCAAAGCAGAAATATCATGAGCAACTTGAGCTCGAATAAAATATTCTCCCCAACCTGTTGATGAAACTCCACAAGTGGCGTTATTAGCATAAGTTCCAGAACCAATTATAGGAGCATCACCAATACGATTCCAACGCTTATTTGTCATCCCTCCTGTTGAGGTTCCTGCAGTAATATTTCCATCTTTATCTAAAGCAACACAACCAACAGTTCCAAATTTAGAATCTTTGATTATAGGATCATAAAAAGCCGATTTTCCATCGTGATCTAATTCAGCTTTCATTTTTTCCTTTACGCGTTGTAATGAGTTAAATCTATTTTCGGTAAAAAAGTATTTAGGATCAACAATTTCTACTCCTTGTTCTTTTGCAAATACTGAAGCTCCTTTACCAGATAGCATTACATGTTCAGAATTTTCCATTACTTTTCTCGCAAGAGTAATCGGGTTTTTAATATCAGTAACACCTGCTACAGATCCAGCATTTAAATCACTTCCA
This genomic window from Tenacibaculum sp. 190524A05c contains:
- a CDS encoding isoaspartyl peptidase/L-asparaginase; this encodes MKTYFPSLFILAFVLFSCATKSTTKPVKEQKINEFALVIHGGAGTILKKNMTPEKEAAYKQKLEEAIKVGYNILKNGGKSIDAVEQTIHVLENSPLFNAGKGAVFTHEETNELDASIMTGSDLNAGSVAGVTDIKNPITLARKVMENSEHVMLSGKGASVFAKEQGVEIVDPKYFFTENRFNSLQRVKEKMKAELDHDGKSAFYDPIIKDSKFGTVGCVALDKDGNITAGTSTGGMTNKRWNRIGDAPIIGSGTYANNATCGVSSTGWGEYFIRAQVAHDISALMDYKGLSLKEAAREVIQNKLTKLGGTGGIIAVDKNGNMVFEFNTAGMYRASMNAKGEVDVKIYKD